Below is a genomic region from Bacillota bacterium.
CGCCTACATCACCCAGCGGAAGGCCGGGGCGAGAGGCAGGCGCAAACTTCTGGCTGCGCTGGATGCCCTTCCGGTTGCGGTTGTAGACGCCGACCGGGGCCTTGCCCTCGCGGCGGCGGAGATCAAGGCAAAACACGCCGTTTCCTACGCCGACTGCTTCGCGCTCGCCCTGGCCCGGCGCGGCGGAGGAACTGTGGTCACAGCGGCATCCCACCGATACCTTAACCTCCCGTCATGTGAGCGTTAGCCAAGATCCGAAAAATTTCTGCGAATCAGTATAAAAAAGCAGGAAAACATACCTTTTCTCGAATCCCTGAAACTACAAGACCTTAGGTCCACATAAAATTATCCCCTGTTCAAGGAAATGGGGCTGGATTGCCGGTCTGTTTGACCCAAAAAATGGCTTG
It encodes:
- a CDS encoding type II toxin-antitoxin system VapC family toxin — protein: YAVLAYFQDEEGAAQVEGLLREAAAEKASLILSAVNLGEVAYITQRKAGARGRRKLLAALDALPVAVVDADRGLALAAAEIKAKHAVSYADCFALALARRGGGTVVTAASHRYLNLPSCER